CAGGACATGGAATGCAACAAATCTGCGTAAGTTTTAttgttaaacaaatatatatatatatatatatatatatatatatatatatatatgtatatgcataaataaaaagagaaaaggagagaagATCTTCAACTCTTATGTGCAAATAAATACTCTATTGTTGAACaagagaaaaggagagaagATCTCCAACTCTTACAACATATCCTATTAAAGTACACTATTAAAGAATGATGGGGACCCCTACCGGACGGGTTACAAACCCTCCAGTGTACAAAAACTATGATTCATAGTGAAGAAGGATCGCAACCTCACACACATAGTTTCGAAAAGCCAAAAAAGGCAAAGCATATTATAATAAAGTCATGACTATAACAGAATGCATGCCCAAAAACGCCAAACAAGGCAATGGCATTTCAAAATCATACTCCTATGATTTTATCAAAGCATATGCCTAACTGCTGAAAAAGCAAGTGCATACAACAAAATCCTGAAAAAGGTAAATATGAGTGAAAGGGGAAAAAGGCAAACTCCCACAATAATACAGGGCACGATACAAGCTCATGTATACAACTAAGGAAAACCATCAATGAAGCCGTCAAGACAGTAAATTGGCATATATGGTGATAGTAATCCAACAACAACCAAGGAAAAGGATGAAAGCTACAAAAGCTAATATTACGAAACGGGTAATAAAACACCTGATAACTAAAAAcccggatgaagaatccgagtaTACCACTAAAcaccggatgaagaatccgggtacaaaaaaaaaaccaaaccaaaaaccggatgaagaatccgagtacaaaacctaaaaatcggatgaagaatccgagaACATGACTATGACCCAACCGACGAATCCGggcatattttataaatatcaaaatcttCACAAGCAGCTTGGTCGACAAGAGATTTCCCGGAATGTGGATTCACCTTGGTCAAGTGGTGTACAAAAGGAATTACTTCCGTCATTACCTTCTTATACTTCACCTGCAGAGCTGATAGATCGGAACGAAGAAGTTGCAACTGATTTTCTCTATTCACCATCCCATCTCGAGCGGTCTGCAGCTGGATATCTTTAATATCTAGAGCTCGCTTCAAATTTTGAACATCGGAGGAGCAATCGTCAGAAGAAACAGAGGCAAAACCAGCGGACGTGCCACAATCTTCAAAACGCCGCCGTAGGATTTCCAGATCCGACTCCAACCGGTGAATTTTTATCATATCCACATACGACCTGGCACCAAGCTTAAACTTCTGGCCAATAGTCTTTATCCGGCCATGCTTGCAGAAAACACTCATCTTTTTCCGATAACCCCACTTCATCTATTTATGGAATCTAtcaacaaaagtgaaaaacaaaaacccgGATCCAATTGCTTACCTTATATAGGGATATGAACCGCACTACCGTCAATTTGCAAAAAAGGCCATTCAAGATTCGTTTTAGTACAAAATCGTCCCTTTCAAAAACCTTCTGAAAGACAGCGGACTCCTAGATGCAAACACGCAGGGTATGCTTGAAGGGTACGTTTCACTCTCGATAAACAAGGAACAGATTTGCATTTATCAAGAATCCCATATCTAGGGAAAGAAGATCAAATCAAATCCCTTATTCTTAGAAGTGATATACACGACCCGAAAAACCCTACTTGAGGAATAAGTCACGAACCCCCTGCACACAGGGGGAAGGGTGGGTAGAATTAACTCTTCGGCTAAGACTAACAACACGATCTTGGCATATCATATTATTAgtctggggggcttgatggtgtACCCATCGTCACCCAGGATAAAGCCTCACCCTAGGTAGGCTAAAAAGATCACCCAGGGTATCACATAGTCTGgggaaaagaagataaacatgaaaagatacgatcatatcacttccttaaataaaggaGATCGTTACCAAAGATACAAAACACGTGAGAGACTTATTCTCCACGAAAAATCAgctataaaagggggaaaaccctaatcattattattatgccTACTacggccaaaaccctaaaacacatacaagatccacgggcaaaaccctaagagatctaaaacacatctaaaccggcgtacaaaaggttctcacacCTTACCAGCAGGGAATCGCCATCCAACTCATCAAACACCTCCAAATCCTTTAACCTAATCCATTGTACAAACAAATATGAATTTAGCTATGCTTTTCAGACTACAATGTGAATTTGCTTTACTTTTCAGTTTTGGATAAAAGTTGCATACACAGAGTTTATGGAACATGGTAACCAAAAACTGAATCCGTTACACACTGATAATACAGTCAATTAGCTTATAGTCTTCTATAAACATCCCGTAAAACTTAAATGGAGTATAAACATAATTTTGCAGGCGTAAGTGACAACAGCTACAAAAACCCATTTTGCTAGTGAGCATTCAAATATAACTGTTGCAAAGCCGGCAGAAAGCATTAAAAAGTATGGTTTTGATCAGTATAATGTATACTAGTTAGGtatttaaccaacaaaaatcaATATGGCTGTGGACAATCAGTCAAGTGGTTTAGTATTCTCTTATGGTGGATCCAAGGTAGGATCTCCCATATGCGTATAGACGTATGGTTATTATGATTCAAAGGTTGAGCTTGAAAAGTAATGTGTCACGCCTGCGAATATGGAAGCAAAATCTTAGTTTGCATGTACACAAGTTCTCTGCGCAAAACCAATTCTGTGTCCTGCACGACTGCACGTGTTAGCAACACACAGAAATACTAATCATGTCAAAACATACCTAGACAACGTTAAGCTGTTGtacattttatatcaataagTCAGTCAACTTTAGTCCTAATTGAGCTATCTATATAATTCGGACATTCGAAGGTGTTTTATTTTGAGTTCAGGTTTTGTTTGCCCATTATTGACCATGAATTTATATgattaggaagaaaaaaataatggcATTGAAAGGCCTCTCTGGCTGAAAGCAACCACTTTCATCGAGCCATTGTTCTGGTTAAAactcttttgcatcatcacccATTCGTTCACATCACAGCCCTTGTTAATTAGTGAAAGGCCAAATTAAGGTTGCCAATAATGTAATTAGACCGGGGCTTTATATTTTTTCAAGCAATGATACTTCCTCGGCTACTTTAGTAATATTGAGATGTGGAGATTTTGTGTCATTCTGGATATTTTGTGCAGAGATGTGAATTGGCCCTCAAAGTACTTTGCCAGAAATTCAATGAAAGTCGAACCATAACCCAGCTTCATAGCTGTTTTCACATTCATATCCACTTTAGCTTCACTGATTCCTTTAATTTGCAAAACCTCTTTTCTAGTAGAGTATGGTACAGACTCAATTGTACAAAGTCCAACATCTTATACCTTAATTACATCACTGGCCAGAATTCCAGACGCCTTCATAGCTGCCCTTTTCAAACTATTATGATCCCATTCAACCAGCTCACAAATTCTGCCAAAATGTATACTCGTACTAATTAAATTCTAACCTTTTCACTCTGCTTACATCACTAAGTACCAAGAACACACTATCCCACTAGCTATTATTCTGATACATAACACAATAACCATGACCGGGCTTTAAACTTTTTCTGGTTTCAAGTATGGTTCTAACGAGTTCTATTGTTACAACTTTTGCATATAACTATTGATGGCCATTAGTtcttaaataaaatcaaaaaataactAGTTGAATAAACAAATTATGAATGATCTATTGAGTAGTTTTTATAGAAAACTTTTAGAAGGTCTAAAACTTTAAGCTCAAAAAACATAAAAGCTTCCTATGATATTATAGTTTTGTAAGATTTATAATTGAAGTGCTTAAGTGCACTAAATCGAGATGTTGTAACCTGAGATGTAATACTTTTttggtcaagaaagatgagagaaatacatgttgtagaatattattatttttaaaactgtGTTTAGGCCCCTTAAGGGTGAATCTCATATATCCCCTTCTTAATCTCTAAAATCACATATATACCTAAGTAAATaacattatatcaaatataaccaatataaatattaaaattctCATATTAACCCAtttcattatataaatttaagaaaaataattttaaacaaataaattaccGTAAATATCATCAAAAGTGtgtctaaataaaaaaaataggtaaGTTGCCAAACTTTTACCAATAACATTCATTATGTAGTTAcgaatatttgtttttaaaaaaagtatatattaactttataaattaagaaaaaatcaTAATTACTTTTCGAACCAATTGAGATCTTCTTTCTAAAACCAATTGAAAAACAATTATTACCTTATGCGAAACATCATTTATACTGCGAAGTTTTATTCTTACTTTCTTTCCCTTAGCTTGGGAACATTGATACATTCCTTGTAttcttgtaatgttttttagatACATTTGATAGTATACCTGAGGcatgattgatatatttttatcaatacATTTTTGATAGTATAATATTAGAGGCAAGATTGAGATTTAATTGTGTGAAATTgattttaccaaaaaaaaaaattaatgaaaggGATAAATATGAGAGTTTTAGCATTTAGCTTGGTTATTTTTGATATTATGTAATTTAGTTGGgtatatatgtgattttaaaggTTAAGAAGGAGAAATATGATAATCTCCCTTTTTTTAATGGCAAATTTAGGCTCGGCCGGCATTGTGTCTTCATATCCAACTCCAATTCCAAAGAAAATCCGATTATTCCAGGCAATAGCCTTGTCTCCAGCCCGGCATGTTGTCGATACCTGGATTTATAAAGACCTTTAATTCTCAAGTCCTCACAAGTACGAACCTATCTAAGTACCAATTCATCTATCGATAGTTGCTACTAAAAATGTGTTTAGATGACACCTAGAATGGGAATGTATCGAACCATATgtcaaaattgataaaattgatAACTTTTTTGTAAGACTGAATTAGGGTCTCAAACTCTTACATGACCAATATGAAACTTTTTAGCTAATATCTAAGAAAtattaagttatttatatacaacaacaacaacaacaacaacaaaaggacccaatccctgcgcggggtatgggggaggtaagctgtagacagtcttacctctacacaaaggtagagagactgcttccatagggacctccggccacaaaggagtgcaagacggaaaataagaaatgtttagaaaatcatgcctgtctgccgagaatgtgaaaagaaaaaatacctgtctgctgggtccggctactatgcgggtcgaacgtttatcactcatgcgtcctaccgatatcttagaaacatgtttgacaatacaaatacaaatacgaaaACAACCATATTGgacatattaaacaacatataaGTGGCAAACTAATACGTAACTCGAACAAGTAGTGGGAAACAACAAgacaaacatacaaataaataagaaatgacaaaacctgAAAAGATCCCGATTGAGCCAAGACAGTAActacttctaaacaacctatggaaAAAGGACCTTAGGCCACCTAGCTATCCTAATCCTAATTCTCTCACCTGCTCTTCTAAACCAATAAACTAGTCCTCAACCCCTAGTCCTCTAGATAaactctcattggtcatgtccCCCGACAGCCATCTTGGGGGAAACAAAcacaagagtaacctcccccctcggtttaggcctctcgagactcaaggccaaaaacccctacgaaaggtcacagagaaccaaagtctaaataaaAAGTCTACTTAATCTAAAACCCATATGTCTTACCCTCGCATTCCACTACCTCTACCTAGAAGCTCCTCTAAAGCATTCGGAATTCCGTACTTCCACCTCCCTCTACCTACCACTCTTCCTGTCACGTCAAAGTCCTCTGTAGCGTAGCTAAGCCACTTCTCTAGGCCAAACCCTCGCAAACCTCCTTTGGCAAGGCAATATGGGAAAAGAAGACTATCTAGGTCGTCCAAAAGTCCTACCCTAACCTACTAttctactctaatcctagttctccatGTCTTCCTATCcgacgtcatgtcctccgacaggcCAAGTTCAATTAGATCCTTCGCTAATCGatcctcccacctcatctttGGTCGTCCCCTTCTTCGTATGTCGTCCACGTGAATAGACTCCGTTCTCCTTAGTGATGCAGTTTCATCCCTTCTCCTAACatggccaaaccatctcaagcgctcttcccttagcttgttaatgatggtccctacttcaagttcTGCTCTAAAACTCCCGTCGGGATCCTGTCTGCTAAGGTCTTCCCGCAAGTCCACCTTAACATCCTCATCTCAGCCACCTTTACTCGAGCCGTTTAGGCTTTCGTCATCGCCCAACATTCTGACCCGTATAGCATAGCCGGTCTAATAGCCACTCTATAGAACTTCCCTTTCAGCTTTAGCGGGATCCTCTTGTCGTACATGACTCCCGTAGCTGCTTTCCACTTCATCCATCCGGCTTGGATTCGATGTGTCACGTCGTCGTCTATCCCACCCAATTTGTGTATCACTGATCCCAGGTATCTAAAAGACTCCTTCGGACGCAATATGCGGCCCCCAATGCTAATAACCTCATCCCCATTTTGTCTTATCTCTTGGTTATCGAAGTCACATCTAAGGTATTCTGTCTTTTCTCGGCTCACGCACAAACCATGGTCTTCAAGGGCTTCTCTCCATTTCTCTAGCCTCTGGTTTAGTTCCTCCGTCGATCTCGCTATCAGCGCAATGTCATCGGCAAAAATCATACACCACGGTAGTTCCTCCTGTAGGCCCCTGGACAGTTCGTCTAGGATCAACGTGAAAAGGTATGGGCTAAGCGCCGAACCCTGGTGTAGGCCCATATCTACCGAGAAAAGTTCCGTGTTCCCCACAGGGGTTCGAACACCGGTCCTCACCCTATCGTACATATCCCTAATAACCCTAATGTATCTCCCGGTAACCCCTTTCGCTTGTAGCGTCCTCCAAATCAGCTGTCATGGTACACTATCGTATGCCCATATTAAGTTATTTATATCTGTCTATTAATCTATTCATTGAGCATCTCCGAAGGAACTTGGCAAAAGACCTTTCAAATGTTATATAAGAAAAAGTCTTATTTGACTTTAAGCGCTGACACAATATAGGTTGGCCAATGACTTTTATCGAAGACCAGACAATTTTATCATATAGCATTGCAAAGTATAAATTAGATATGAGCACATTTACCAGGCAATTTTATCAAAGACTTGGCAAATGTTATATAAGAAAAAGTCTCATATGACTTTCTGAGTTGACTTGATTCTTTTGTAATGTATGTTTCATCAATGTGTCGTACTATTTGTACAAAAagttaacatataaatatgctTCGACATGAGCACATTTACTTCAAGAAAACACAAGCTTTAACTGAAGTGTCCAAAAAACTATATTAAGTAACCGAAAGTTCATACCTATTTCACATGATTATGTATTAGATAGAGCTGAAACTATAAacagaaaaacaagaaataagtttacatttttttctttttgaacagagaaatAAGTTTACATTGAACTGAAAGTTTTTACATAAAACCGACCATATAAATACAGACTTGGAAAATCTCTTCACTACGTGTGTGTGTATACTTTCTGTCCTAAATGTACAGCAATTTAAGCACAAACCAAACTAACATCTTCAATGCAACAATTGAAGAACCCCAAATTGCCTAATGTACCAACACTTTACCCTTTTCTACAAATAACCTGTTCGTATACACAAAAATCGAGCATAATATTCAACTAAAATTCCATCCCATAGAACAAATTCTTCTTGGACATCCCttcttcattttcatcatttgtACCAAACAATGCCACAGAGAGATCCCCAATTTTATTCCTATCCAATCGAGAACGAGTCACTCTCAATCGTTTTGGAGCATTTGGAGCTTCGATTTCATCAACAGCGAGTACTGATGATTGATCTAAGGCACACCTAAAAGCAGGGACCTTCTTTGGTGTACTATATGCAAAATGTAGCTTTTTTGCAAGCATAGCCTGCAAAATACACAAAtcgattttcaaaaattatcaacaaataaattcatataactttaccaaataccaaaaaaaacatacaaattatataaaataaaaatacaacttaCAGCTTCACAAATTAGCTTCGAAACACGAACAAGAGTCTTCAGATCATCATGTTCTACACCACACAAAACTCTAATCTgcaataatttatataaatttacattaaaatacactttagaaaaaatatattttcaaacatgaatgaaaattgaaaacataCCAAAATATCTTGAGGTAGAGCTTCGAGAAATGAAACCTGAGGACCAAAATCTTTTCGAATTGATGGTTTTTTCGAAGGCGAAGAAATCATATCAATATCCTCTATTTCATTTGAAATGAATATTCTCTTTCTACCAAATGAACTAGTTCTTCTCACTACACCCATCGCCATTCCtgatacatttttcattttaatcaaaatcagtacttctattatattatatatatatatatatacttatatatgtatatatatatatatatcaaattgttAGAAAAACACAGACACAGAGACAGACAAACCTTGAATTTGAAGtaactttagattgattgtTGTTGTAACGgttccaaaatctgatgcaaataTTGTGGAAGTGTTTTGCAAGTTATATTCACCAGTTATAAATATctgaatatataaatatctgaatatatctaaaaaaatatatgtatatgtatagtgttttgtatatataaagttttaaaaagttGAGTGGAAATGACTAGAATTTTTCTGatattttctcattttctgAAGTTAAAGTAGTGTAAAAAACTAGCCGTTGGGGAAAAAGGACACGTGGGAGTATGTGGTTGGATGAAGGAAGCTtcattggtgaagttagtggtgACGTGGATGATATGGTCGGTTTGAGTCGGCTATACCGTggatttctttttaaataagtattttttGTTTCAATAGAATCCTATGTCATTGAACGAATACGAGTGTGACACGTGGAGAATATAAAAGGTTTAGATGGAGACACGATTAGTGGAAGAGATGGAGGGTTAGGATTAAAGTAGAGTGTGTACGTGTGGAGTGATTTACGGTGAACTTTGTTTCTATTTTGGCGGCCGGCTTTTGACGGCTGTTTTTTACTCGGTTTTGTACAGCTTTTTCCACTTTATTTTGGCTAGTGGGGTGGCATGGAATGTATGCCAGTCGAACGCGGTCAATTTACTATGGGCCGGCAcggtaaattattaagtaattCAATTTAAGAGATAATGTTACATAcagtaatttttaaatttttttcttttaggccACTGTAATATGAAAAAGGATTTTTAAGCCACTTAAATTTagtatttattttcatttacatCATATACTACCAATAGTACATcaaaatacattaaaataacAAACGGAAATTTCATTTACAACATTAAATCTATATACTATACaagaaaatttataataaagttTAATTTTACCTCTTTACctacaataaaataataaattattctCTTCGAACACGTTTTTTTCTTcgtaatctttttttttttaaaagtgaaaTTTTATTGATAACTCACCCCAGCGAAACGCCGgcaatatatatgtacaaatatttacatgaACTTGAAAGAGCACCAATCGGTCCAAGACACCCTATTGTTTTTAGATCTATTACAAAACCACAAATACTCCATTGACTTGATGTTGTGCATGATAGTCTTCTCATTTTCGCTTCCGTTGTTGAACTTGATCTCGCACCTTGTCTTCCAAATGAACCAGCAACTCATCATGATGATACCTTTTATAACCACCCTTTCAATGTCGTTCTTCCTTTGATGTTCGTGATACAATAAGAGGTCCTTGATGTCGAAGACAAAGAAAGGGGACGATTTGCACCAGTCTTGTACCCACTGCCAGATTTTGGTCGCCAAGATACACTTGCAAAAAACATGCTCCTCAGTCTCCACCTCCTCCCCACAAAAGACACACATAGGATCAGGGATGTGGCAGTTACGGACTTGTAAAGCTTCAGACGTAGGGATTCTATTCATAGCCGCCCTCCATAAGAAGATATTACATTTCCTTGGAATCCATTTGCACCATTCAAAAACAAACCTGCCGCTAAAATCCTGGCCACTATTAATGAAGTCTTTCACGCTTCTAACCGTCATGACTTTATCTTTACTACCCGACCAAACCCATCTGTCCACTCTAGTACCCATGACCACCCCTTCCATCATTCTCTCAAGGCTGACCAATTCTCATTTTTCCTCGTTGTTGGATGGTTTTTTGATCCAATCCCAATTTATACAGTTACTGCCCAATCCCCCGACTACCTTGTCAGCCACCATagccttcttcttcttttcaagCTTAAATAAAAGAGGATATTTATGTCTAAGCGGCTCTTCACCTATCCAATTATCCAACCAGAAACTAATATCGTGCCCATTGCCCACGACATCTTTAAGTAAACAGTTAATTCCTTTTCCAGCCACCTTAACCGACTCAAAGCATTTGACAATATTATTCTAAGTGCCTGGTAAGTACTTATTCACCATGACATGAAGCCAACCCCTCTTTGTATCGTGAATTGAGTCGATAACCCTTCTCCATAAGTTGTTAGGTTCATTTTTAAACCTCCACAACCATTTTGAAAGAAGTGCGACATTAGTGTCCCTAAGTTTGCTGAGCCCAAGACCACCCATATCAACAGGTGAAGCGACTCTGTCCCATGCCACCCAATGAATTTTCTGACCATCACTCGAACTACCCCAAAGAAACCTTCTAATTCGAACCTCTAAACATTCGATAACCTTCTGAGGAGCTTTATACAGTGAAAAAGAATAAGTAGGTAAGCTTTCCAACACTGATTTAATGAGAATGATTCTGCCAGCCATCGACAAACTAGTAGCACGCCAACGGGACAGTCTAGCGTCAAATATGTCAATAATGAAATTCCAATTGACTATCCTGTTCATATTTGCCCCAATCCAAACTCCCAAATGCTTAAAGGGGAGCGTTCCAGCGGCACAGTTAACCACTTTGGCCATATTAGCCACCTCGTCACCCGTAACACCGATTCCATACAAATTAGACTTTCCTAGGTGAATCTTGAGCCCTGAACACATATTAAAATGTCTGAGTACCCTGGCCACATTTTTGAGATTCTCACGATTCCACTCACCAAGTATGACACAATCATCTGCATAGAGCAAATGAGAAATTTGCAAAATGTCTTTCCCCACCTCGACCCCTTTAACAAGATCAGCTTCTACAGCTCTCTTGAACATCACCGAGAGGGCTTCCATAACCAAAATAAACAGAAAGGGAGCAAGTGGGTCACCCTGTCTCATCCCCTTGTGACATTGAAATTCAAAGGTTGGTAACCCATTTACCAAAATAGAGGACCTGGCTGACGACAAAATTCCAAACACCCAATTTGACCATCTCTCAGGGAACCCCATCCAACCCATAACTGAAATAAGAAACTTCCAGTTGACATTATCATAGGCCTTGGCAAAATCAATTTTCAAAGCAAATAACTTCCTGTCCTTTTTTTCGGCCCACGAGAAGATTTCGTTAAGAATTAGAGGCCCATCTATAATGTTTATGTCCCCCAAAAAGGCGGTTTGGTTATAAGAAATAACCGACCCCACGACCTTCTTTAGCTGATTGGCTAAAACTTTTGAGACCGCTTTGTTTATTATACCAATTAAATTAATAGGACGGTAATCATTCAAATTATTGGGATCTTTTAACTTAGGAATGAGTGTGATGAATGACGACCCACACCCCAAGCTGATCTTCCCAGATGCAAAAAACTCATTAAAAAGAGCCACAAACTCGAACTCCATAAGAAACCAGAAGCGTTTGACAAACCTGAAGTTGAAGCCGTCAGGCCTAGGGGCCTTATCGTCTCCACACTCGAAAATAGCTTTCTTGATTTCCTCTTTGGAGAACTGCCCGATGAGACTTTCAGCTTCTTCTCTTGTCAATCTTGAGCCTGCCCAATCCATCAGTTTTGGTCTGTCGACCCATTCTTCTCGAAATTTGTCAcggaaaaaaccaaaaatatgttTTCTTCGTAATCTAACATGACTTTATCTTATTACTAAATTTTAATAGATAATAGCTATCTACAAAGCTTTAAAAtaactttgtattttattaCCATCACTTGTTCAGCAAAATAAACCCTTAGATTTTTAATAAACCATTAGCTGTTAAAAATAGGGTAAACAATTATATGACATCAAATCGATGTAACAAaatcattattataaaataatcatagtatttttttgaaaacttttaacagattttataaatttgtgCTCTTCCTGATGAAAAATATCGATATATCAACACATAATGATAATCCTTAACTATGAAGACAAGTAAAATCGagttaataaaaacatatatatgttttttcttcCATATTTTAAAGTACCGTCATAATATGTAGTTTTTGGCTAGATTGACTTACATgaaaaaagatataaacttaTGGGTGGCCTAAAATTCTCTTTTAACATATGGATGACctctagaaaaacaaataaatcttTGAATGGCTTATGTAGTTATTATCCCTTCAACTTAATTTAGTCATAGTTAATGGGTTTTGATTTTGTGATTGGATTGTATGGGACTATGGGTTTGTTAGTtatgaaaatttaaataattaataacaagaggttgggtattgtaaaacaagtattaaagtaaaacaaataggacaagatcttcACCCTtggatcatgattaaattgatgcacgaagattcacgaaacaattgatacacgatgatATTCAAGATGAAAGGTGATTTTCAATGAAgggaaacatattgttttatttattttactttaatagttattttattataactaaaaCCTTGATAAGAATAATTCAAGGCTTAC
The sequence above is drawn from the Erigeron canadensis isolate Cc75 chromosome 4, C_canadensis_v1, whole genome shotgun sequence genome and encodes:
- the LOC122597853 gene encoding F-box protein SKIP27-like codes for the protein MAMGVVRRTSSFGRKRIFISNEIEDIDMISSPSKKPSIRKDFGPQVSFLEALPQDILIRVLCGVEHDDLKTLVRVSKLICEAAMLAKKLHFAYSTPKKVPAFRCALDQSSVLAVDEIEAPNAPKRLRVTRSRLDRNKIGDLSVALFGTNDENEEGMSKKNLFYGMEF